One part of the Hydra vulgaris chromosome 01, alternate assembly HydraT2T_AEP genome encodes these proteins:
- the LOC136075108 gene encoding uncharacterized protein LOC136075108: MCSKFGEDTTALEVVEGISLKGYEVIVTGGNSGIGVETLRALAKAGARCVLCTRDLEKGHQVAKELIESTGNDQIEVELLELDSLESVDNFVQRYLAKKRPLNILVNNAGVMGCPKSFTKNGFEAQFGVNHLGHFALTIGLLPALKEGAKLMSNKSRVINVSSTAHAYSNIDFNDIHFTKGREYERFVSYGQSKTCNCLFSLALTKRFFNDGIASNSVMPGVIMTNLGRHLSKEFWIERGLIDENGKFLKKFKSIEAGASTSVWAAVSSELEGKSGLYLDFVLLAKKNQTLKKYGLKPWVMHHL, from the coding sequence atgTGCAGCAAATTTGGAGAAGACACCACTGCATTGGAGGTTGTCGAAGGGATCAGCTTGAAAGGATATGAAGTAATTGTTACCGGTGGAAATTCTGGAATTGGTGTTGAAACTCTAAGAGCTTTAGCAAAAGCTGGTGCCAGATGTGTTCTTTGTACAAGAGATTTGGAAAAAGGGCATCAAGTTGCTAAAGAACTAATTGAATCTACTGGAAATGATCAGATCGAAGTAGAGCTACTCGAATTGGACTCGTTAGAAAGTGTTGATAATTTTGTGCAAAGATATCTTGCCAAAAAAAGACCGTTGAATATATTAGTTAATAACGCTGGAGTTATGGGGTGTCCTAAATCTTTTACTAAAAATGGATTTGAAGCACAATTTGGTGTTAATCATTTGGGACATTTTGCTTTGACTATTGGACTTTTACCCGCATTGAAAGAAGGCGCTAAACTTATGAGCAACAAATCTAGAGTAATCAATGTCAGTTCAACAGCACATGCGTATTCAAACATTGATTTTAATGACATCCATTTTACAAAAGGTAGAGAGTACGAAAGATTCGTTTCCTATGGGCAATCAAAAACATGCAATTGTTTGTTTTCATTGGCTCTgacaaaaaggttttttaacgATGGTATTGCATCGAATTCAGTTATGCCTGGAGTTATTATGACCAATTTAGGGAGACATCTAAGTAAAGAATTTTGGATTGAAAGAGGACTGATTGATGAAAACGGTAAATTCCTTAAGAAATTTAAGTCAATTGAAGCGGGAGCCTCAACATCGGTTTGGGCTGCAGTATCATCAGAATTAGAAGGAAAGTCGGGACTGTATCTAGATTTTGTTCTATTGGCAAAGAAGAATCAGACATTGAAAAAATACGGGCTAAAACCATGGGTTATGCACCATTTATAA